GGATTTCGGTGACCGTTGAACGCGCTCTGTCCGGATCCGTCCCGCCGCCGCACAGACGCCGCCCGATAGCGCGGGCGCGGCCGTTGAGCACGTCCATGTGACCCATGTCCGAGACGACCACATGCGAGGCCTCAGATGAGGCGGCGGCGAAGTGGTTGTGGTTGAGGTGTTCGGGAGCGCAACGCCCGCCGATTCCGGCTCCGACGATTAGCGCAGGGATATCCCAGCGCTGTGCCGTGCGAGTCGCGCTGCGCGGACCAGTGACGCGGCGTCGGAGGCCTCGTCTTCGACGGAGTAGCGGCCCAGGAGAGCCGCCGGACCTGGCCGGTACAGCTGACGAACGTCGACCGACAAATCGACGCGGACCAGCGGCTGCAGAAGCTGCCGGTAGGCGCCCGGCCAGACGACAAAGCCTGGGAGGAAGACCAGGGCATCGCCTTGACCCTCTCCAAGAATCATGGGTTCACCTCCGCACCGCGATAGTCGTTTCGCGCGTCTCCGGGTTCCGAGGCACACCGAGAGGCCAAGACTGCCTCGGCTACTCCGCACCGACCTCAAGCGCGCGCAAGCGAACCTCAATCTGGCAGAGGTGGCAGGGGTCCTTCTTGGAGTGAAGGTAGTTGTGCCCGCACGCCGTGCAAGAGGCCATGCCTTCTTTCCAGAAGATGGAACCGGCGCCCCTGGGCAGTCCGTTGGCACACGTGGTCGGATCGATCATGCATGGGAGCCTAGAGCGAACCCTCCTCGGAGTCTGATTGACCGGAGCACAATGAGTAGGGAGTGCCAGCCAGACCGGTGGACGGGAGCGTGCTGTGGAGCCGGATTCGTTGGCGCGGATCTATGACGGGTTCGCTGCGACGTACGCGCGCCAGCGTGACGTGTTCGATTTGAGTGGCGTTCTGAGGGACTTCGCCGCGGACCTTCCGCCCGTGGGTGACCTCTGTGATCTCGGCTGCGGCGCCGGTGAGCCGGTCAGCGCCATGTTTGTCGCGCGGGGATGGCGTGTGACGGGAGTGGACTTCAGTGCAGGGATGCTCGAGCTCGCAAACACCTACGTCCCCGGGATAACGACTGTCCTCGCTGACATTCGCAATGTTGAATTCGATGCCAACTCCTTCGATGCAGTGGTGGCGGTCTACAGCCTGTTCCACGTTCCGTGGCGCGACCACCCGACGATCTTCGCGCGGGTTGCTCGCTGGCTTCGGCCAAGCGGACGCTTCCTTTTCACCTACGCCCTGCGTGATTACACCGGACAGGACGAGTTCGAAGGGACCAAAGAGTTCATGGGTCAGGAACTCTTCTATAGCCACACAACCCCGGCGCGGATGGGCGAGCAGTTGGCGGCGGCAGGTCTAGTGGTCGGCGATCAACAGCGCCGCACCATCGGCGGCGAAACGTTCCTGTGGGTCACTGCTACCCCGCTACCTCGCTGACGCGCATCCGCACCACGTCGGGTGGCGGTGTCATACTTGACCGAATTTGGACTCGCCGCCGATGTCACTTTCGCTAGTTGCGGCGATGGCTCGGGCAGAGTCAACGAAAGTCGTCAGTGAATGAATCCCGCGCAGACGGGTGCGAGAGTCAGTGGGTAGTGGTGAATTCCGATATCGGTAGGGCGCGGGCGATGGCGCTCGGATTCGGTCTGGGTTCGGTGCTCTTTGCCCTCGGGACGGTGATGGTTTGGCAGTCGCTGTCTGCCGTGGCTGTGAGTGTGACGTTTGCGATCGGCGCACTTCTATTCACGGCGGCGGCACTCGTCCAGTGGCGATCGGCGGTCGCTCGCGAACCGGCACCGGCTACGGGTTTTTGGAACAGCATCCGCCGGAATTGGCTGAACCCCGATTGGATGAGTGCCGTCATTCAGTTGGTGGGAACGCTCTACTTCAACGTCATGACCGTACGGGCGCTAGTGCTGGCTCTGGGGCACGCGACGCATTCAGATCGGGGGGTGTGGCATCCGGACTACGTGGGTTCGTTGCTGTTCCTCATCGCCAGTCTGGTGGCCTGGCATCCGAGGGCGCGCAAACGCCGCGGCCAATTGCTGCATGGACGCGCCAAGTCAGTGAACGCGGCCAACATGCTCGGGTCGATCTTCTTTGGGCTTTCCGCCTGGGGTGCGAAGCCCATGATCGACGGCGGCATCCAGAGCGTCGCGGCGAGCAACTGGGGAACGTTCCTGGGCGCGATCGGATTCTTGATCGCAGCATTGCTCAGCTGGCCTCGAGGGACGCCCGAGCGTCCCGTTGCTCCCAAACCAGACGCAACTGACGCCACCCCTTGATCTTGAGTACGCACTTGATGGTCGCTCTCGATCGGATACGGTTCCACGAGCCGACCAGGGAGAACGAATGAACTTCTTGCAGCACCGGATCGATTCAGCTGATCTCGACCGGATGACTGATGCGCTGTTCTTCGAAGGCATGCGACGCCGTACCAAGACGTCGCGGTTCTGGGTCTTGCTGCTCCTGTCCGGGGTCATCGCCACCCTCGGAGTGATGCAGGACAGCACCGCGACCGTGATTGGCGCGATGATCGTTGCGCCCTTGATGACGCCCATCATCGGTACCGCGCTGGCCTTCGTGCTGACGGACCGGACGATGCTGCTTCGCTCGATCATCTTCGTCGTCATTGGAGCCCTGTCGGTCATTGCGATCGGCTTCTTCTTCGGCACAGTCGACTACCTGTGGAGCTCGGTCGGCAACTCGCAAGTCTCCAGTCGGATAAGCCCAGCACTGATTGACCTTTTGGCCGCATTGGCCACTGGCGTTGTGGGTGCATTCGCGCTAGTGCGCGCCGACGTCTCGGACACGCTGCCCGGTGTGGCGATCGCGATCTCGCTGGTTCCGCCGCTCGCCGTTTGCGGTTTGATGCTGTCCGAGGGCAACTTCTCGGAAGCCTTCGGCGCGCTCATCCTCTTCGCCACCAACGTCAGCGCGATCGTGCTCACTGGCACCATCATCTTGTTGGTCTACAAAGTTCGAGAGGTTGCCAAGGAGCAGGGTCGTGCCGTCCGGAACCTGAGCAAGAAGTCCGTGGCGGCCGTCGTGGGCTTGGTTGTTCTGGTCGCGATTCCGTTGGCCTTCGGGTCGGCAACGGTCATCCTTGACCAACGGATCAACATCATCGCAACGCCGATCGCAAAGAAGTGGGCTGAGGGGCAGGACTGGCAGATCACCCAGATCAGC
This Candidatus Nanopelagicales bacterium DNA region includes the following protein-coding sequences:
- a CDS encoding TIGR00341 family protein, which produces MNFLQHRIDSADLDRMTDALFFEGMRRRTKTSRFWVLLLLSGVIATLGVMQDSTATVIGAMIVAPLMTPIIGTALAFVLTDRTMLLRSIIFVVIGALSVIAIGFFFGTVDYLWSSVGNSQVSSRISPALIDLLAALATGVVGAFALVRADVSDTLPGVAIAISLVPPLAVCGLMLSEGNFSEAFGALILFATNVSAIVLTGTIILLVYKVREVAKEQGRAVRNLSKKSVAAVVGLVVLVAIPLAFGSATVILDQRINIIATPIAKKWAEGQDWQITQISASQGTLNIVALGRPPELNPDPLRQQLNDAGLEDVDVEVTLVIGGSRSFPATG
- a CDS encoding class I SAM-dependent methyltransferase, yielding MEPDSLARIYDGFAATYARQRDVFDLSGVLRDFAADLPPVGDLCDLGCGAGEPVSAMFVARGWRVTGVDFSAGMLELANTYVPGITTVLADIRNVEFDANSFDAVVAVYSLFHVPWRDHPTIFARVARWLRPSGRFLFTYALRDYTGQDEFEGTKEFMGQELFYSHTTPARMGEQLAAAGLVVGDQQRRTIGGETFLWVTATPLPR